From a single Schistosoma mansoni strain Puerto Rico chromosome 4, complete genome genomic region:
- a CDS encoding putative RNA-binding protein: protein MLAASLASSGKLPNLPIPLGSKRGSSATVAAVAAAAMNAAAMAAALGAGGVISSKQMSHITKALASATRTGRDRHDSSSHRPPRSSSDRYTGEDSRSSRRKTTSKEKDMLSIFNARYARPVEHRNPEDDPNATRTLFLGNLPPDVEEPELRKLFERYGIIEDIDIKRRELETGATAFAFVRYLSLDMAHRAKVNLSGQMIGEYRFKIGYGKVIPTRCLWVGGLGPWTNYPEFATLVNSISAPEKIIWPSGKNYAHILYCDSESAAIAADLLRGYPLGKSHKRIRVDFTDESHMFRDPNWKRLKRNSSTESSPRHYSPRRSLTPRAKREDSFSDNAYSRNNHYSKYKRDRKTYADSDRSRSASSSHRRESGHRSRKATHERAPKRSLRDHSLSPEADSTRFVSRSPSSSRSRRYSSSSSRSPTLETSTNVEQLASCLPSAWDGSFYLKSSSFQCQMHILRGDRSLVDQFMYQGFNSEASAHSNETRHAGKKSNKDKHTSLDDIDSSESQDDAHGSAKSSCTNKDQVVCLRITQRMRLDPVKLDDVNQRIQTAGSSGFCILLAVPPHSVSCSEVGDGDKQPQRPLRNLIGYLRAKDSAGVVLLNPGGQNANDSSSPLTTETTSGVLYAFPPCDFALNLLRESAPQLEKDYGKDDYLAIILIRGAGVV, encoded by the coding sequence ATGTTGGCAGCAAGTCTTGCATCATCAGGAAAATTACCAAACCTTCCAATTCCTCTTGGGTCCAAACGGGGTTCATCTGCAACGGTTGCGGCCGTAGCCGCAGCTGCGATGAACGCAGCCGCAATGGCTGCAGCATTAGGTGCTGGGGGTGTAATATCGAGCAAACAAATGTCACACATAACCAAAGCACTAGCATCTGCTACTCGGACTGGCCGTGATCGCCATGATTCATCGTCACACAGACCTCCCCGGAGTTCCAGCGATAGGTATACAGGTGAAGATTCAAGAAGCAGTCGTCGAAAAACAACTAGTAAGGAAAAAGATATGCTTAGCATTTTCAATGCTCGTTACGCTCGTCCAGTAGAACATCGCAATCCCGAAGATGATCCTAATGCAACAAGAACATTATTTCTGGGTAATTTGCCACCAGATGTCGAGGAACCTGAACTGAGGAAGCTTTTCGAACGTTATGGTATAATTGAAGATATTGATATTAAGCGCCGTGAACTAGAAACTGGAGCAACCGCATTCGCTTTTGTTCGATATCTTAGTCTAGACATGGCACACCGTGCAAAAGTTAATTTATCTGGACAAATGATCGGTGAATACAGATTCAAAATTGGTTACGGAAAAGTTATTCCTACACGATGCCTATGGGTTGGTGGATTGGGTCCATGGACAAATTATCCTGAGTTCGCAACCCTTGTTAATAGTATCAGCGCACCTGAGAAAATCATCTGGCCGTCTGGTAAAAACTATGCCCATATTCTTTATTGTGATAGCGAGTCGGCTGCTATTGCAGCTGATCTTTTACGTGGATATCCGTTAGGAAAAAGTCATAAACGGATCCGAGTGGACTTTACTGATGAGTCACATATGTTTAGAGATCCTAATTGGAAACGGCTTAAAAGAAATTCGTCCACAGAATCAAGTCCCAGACATTACTCACCCAGAAGATCACTGACACCTCGAGCAAAACGTGAAGATTCTTTTTCAGACAATGCCTACTCTCGTAATAATCATTACTCAAAATATAAACGCGATCGAAAGACGTATGCTGATAGTGACCGGAGTCGTTCTGCTTCGTCAAGTCATAGGCGAGAATCTGGCCATAGATCTAGAAAAGCTACACATGAAAGGGCGCCTAAACGTAGTCTAAGAGATCACTCACTGAGTCCTGAGGCTGACTCGACGCGTTTTGTTTCGCGTTCTCCTTCGTCATCGAGATCTCGCAGATATTCATCTTCTTCCTCGAGATCACCTACATTAGAAACATCCACAAACGTAGAGCAGTTAGCATCTTGCCTTCCTTCGGCATGGGATGGGTCGTTTTATCTAAAGTCGAGCAGTTTTCAGTGCCAAATGCATATTTTGAGGGGTGACAGAAGCCTTGTCGATCAGTTCATGTATCAGGGATTCAATTCAGAAGCATCTGCGCATTCGAACGAAACTCGGCATGCAGGTAAAAAGTCGAACAAAGATAAACATACATCATTAGATGACATTGATTCTAGTGAATCTCAGGATGATGCACATGGTAGCGCTAAAAGTAGTTGTACAAACAAAGACCAGGTAGTTTGTTTACGTATTACTCAACGAATGAGACTAGATCCAGTGAAGTTAGATGACGTGAATCAGCGCATTCAGACAGCCGGTTCCTCTGGGTTTTGCATTCTTTTGGCTGTACCTCCACATTCGGTTTCATGCAGTGAAGTTGGAGATGGCGATAAGCAACCGCAAAGACCGCTTCGAAATTTAATTGGATATTTACGTGCAAAAGACTCCGCAGGAGTGGTTCTTTTAAATCCTGGTGGCCAAAACGCGAACGATTCTTCTTCCCCTTTAACTACAGAAACTACATCTGGGGTGCTGTATGCATTTCCACCCTGTGATTTTGCTTTGAATCTATTGCGTGAAAGCGCTCCTCAGCTAGAGAAAGATTATGGTAAAGATGATTACCTAGCTATAATACTAATTCGTGGGGCCGGAGTTGTGTAG
- a CDS encoding putative RNA-binding protein — protein MKRQHREDSSSRSKKARAPSISDEEGTNGCINSPKKYKSPPRKALLRRPSREDRSVDKYDHHGSRQTFLLRPNPAAKFVSSNNSSRSFNPHSEYSSSKKSYVPSSDRLSSHSSKSLVNSSGRVNPMLAASLASSGKLPNLPIPLGSKRGSSATVAAVAAAAMNAAAMAAALGAGGVISSKQMSHITKALASATRTGRDRHDSSSHRPPRSSSDRYTGEDSRSSRRKTTSKEKDMLSIFNARYARPVEHRNPEDDPNATRTLFLGNLPPDVEEPELRKLFERYGIIEDIDIKRRELETGATAFAFVRYLSLDMAHRAKVNLSGQMIGEYRFKIGYGKVIPTRCLWVGGLGPWTNYPEFATLVNSISAPEKIIWPSGKNYAHILYCDSESAAIAADLLRGYPLGKSHKRIRVDFTDESHMFRDPNWKRLKRNSSTESSPRHYSPRRSLTPRAKREDSFSDNAYSRNNHYSKYKRDRKTYADSDRSRSASSSHRRESGHRSRKATHERAPKRSLRDHSLSPEADSTRFVSRSPSSSRSRRYSSSSSRSPTLETSTNVEQLASCLPSAWDGSFYLKSSSFQCQMHILRGDRSLVDQFMYQGFNSEASAHSNETRHAGKKSNKDKHTSLDDIDSSESQDDAHGSAKSSCTNKDQVVCLRITQRMRLDPVKLDDVNQRIQTAGSSGFCILLAVPPHSVSCSEVGDGDKQPQRPLRNLIGYLRAKDSAGVVLLNPGGQNANDSSSPLTTETTSGVLYAFPPCDFALNLLRESAPQLEKDYGKDDYLAIILIRGAGVV, from the exons ATGAAGAGACAGCATAGAGAGGATTCGTCTTCTCGCAGCAAGAAGGCCCGTGCCCCTAGTATATCGGACGAAGAAGGTACTAACGGGTGCATCAACTCTCCGAAGAAGTACAAAAGTCCTCCTCGAAAGGCTTTGTTGAGACGTCCTTCACGTGAAGACAGATCAGTTGATAAATATGACCATCATGGTTCGAGACAAACATTCTTACTTCGACCTAATCCCGCAGCAAAGTTTGTCAGTAGCAACAATTCCAGCCGCTCATTTAACCCCCACAG TGAATACTCAAGTTCAAAGAAATCCTATGTGCCATCAAGTGATCGACTATCTAGTCATTCGTCAAAGTCATTGGTTAATTCTTCTGGTCGAGTCAATCCTATGTTGGCAGCAAGTCTTGCATCATCAGGAAAATTACCAAACCTTCCAATTCCTCTTGGGTCCAAACGGGGTTCATCTGCAACGGTTGCGGCCGTAGCCGCAGCTGCGATGAACGCAGCCGCAATGGCTGCAGCATTAGGTGCTGGGGGTGTAATATCGAGCAAACAAATGTCACACATAACCAAAGCACTAGCATCTGCTACTCGGACTGGCCGTGATCGCCATGATTCATCGTCACACAGACCTCCCCGGAGTTCCAGCGATAGGTATACAGGTGAAGATTCAAGAAGCAGTCGTCGAAAAACAACTAGTAAGGAAAAAGATATGCTTAGCATTTTCAATGCTCGTTACGCTCGTCCAGTAGAACATCGCAATCCCGAAGATGATCCTAATGCAACAAGAACATTATTTCTGGGTAATTTGCCACCAGATGTCGAGGAACCTGAACTGAGGAAGCTTTTCGAACGTTATGGTATAATTGAAGATATTGATATTAAGCGCCGTGAACTAGAAACTGGAGCAACCGCATTCGCTTTTGTTCGATATCTTAGTCTAGACATGGCACACCGTGCAAAAGTTAATTTATCTGGACAAATGATCGGTGAATACAGATTCAAAATTGGTTACGGAAAAGTTATTCCTACACGATGCCTATGGGTTGGTGGATTGGGTCCATGGACAAATTATCCTGAGTTCGCAACCCTTGTTAATAGTATCAGCGCACCTGAGAAAATCATCTGGCCGTCTGGTAAAAACTATGCCCATATTCTTTATTGTGATAGCGAGTCGGCTGCTATTGCAGCTGATCTTTTACGTGGATATCCGTTAGGAAAAAGTCATAAACGGATCCGAGTGGACTTTACTGATGAGTCACATATGTTTAGAGATCCTAATTGGAAACGGCTTAAAAGAAATTCGTCCACAGAATCAAGTCCCAGACATTACTCACCCAGAAGATCACTGACACCTCGAGCAAAACGTGAAGATTCTTTTTCAGACAATGCCTACTCTCGTAATAATCATTACTCAAAATATAAACGCGATCGAAAGACGTATGCTGATAGTGACCGGAGTCGTTCTGCTTCGTCAAGTCATAGGCGAGAATCTGGCCATAGATCTAGAAAAGCTACACATGAAAGGGCGCCTAAACGTAGTCTAAGAGATCACTCACTGAGTCCTGAGGCTGACTCGACGCGTTTTGTTTCGCGTTCTCCTTCGTCATCGAGATCTCGCAGATATTCATCTTCTTCCTCGAGATCACCTACATTAGAAACATCCACAAACGTAGAGCAGTTAGCATCTTGCCTTCCTTCGGCATGGGATGGGTCGTTTTATCTAAAGTCGAGCAGTTTTCAGTGCCAAATGCATATTTTGAGGGGTGACAGAAGCCTTGTCGATCAGTTCATGTATCAGGGATTCAATTCAGAAGCATCTGCGCATTCGAACGAAACTCGGCATGCAGGTAAAAAGTCGAACAAAGATAAACATACATCATTAGATGACATTGATTCTAGTGAATCTCAGGATGATGCACATGGTAGCGCTAAAAGTAGTTGTACAAACAAAGACCAGGTAGTTTGTTTACGTATTACTCAACGAATGAGACTAGATCCAGTGAAGTTAGATGACGTGAATCAGCGCATTCAGACAGCCGGTTCCTCTGGGTTTTGCATTCTTTTGGCTGTACCTCCACATTCGGTTTCATGCAGTGAAGTTGGAGATGGCGATAAGCAACCGCAAAGACCGCTTCGAAATTTAATTGGATATTTACGTGCAAAAGACTCCGCAGGAGTGGTTCTTTTAAATCCTGGTGGCCAAAACGCGAACGATTCTTCTTCCCCTTTAACTACAGAAACTACATCTGGGGTGCTGTATGCATTTCCACCCTGTGATTTTGCTTTGAATCTATTGCGTGAAAGCGCTCCTCAGCTAGAGAAAGATTATGGTAAAGATGATTACCTAGCTATAATACTAATTCGTGGGGCCGGAGTTGTGTAG